The Tachyglossus aculeatus isolate mTacAcu1 chromosome 22, mTacAcu1.pri, whole genome shotgun sequence genome window below encodes:
- the CCDC87 gene encoding coiled-coil domain-containing protein 87, translated as MEKEAEGPALRRLYHRLLEPLSLSPALGLAPGRPAPAPEGRQARGPPPGSPPSSAGRARGQRRSALSPGVLHGTGPPKPPRNRTAFPSTGPGRLRGCRTGPTAPSRAPPTDTGSSRPPPPPPPPAQAQASAVGQPRRVRSLPGLRQGWMLADELCLPPPAPRPLTPLVLSRDSQPTPTGATSPSPGTGAEDLRRLLRRAQLPTRVPAGQPQQPPSTVTAISATSSLDPLLGALTRPLAAGPRLEKLQEALEALQAEERSGRWDRRPPGPAPVHPQPATVTLELRGRTVRAAARRLPARAFSEPLHVPCTRVLYNHLTGELGPELVADLDASLWSGEAMCDVYRELLGCLSADHLGFDQGPLVEPASEVDWACYLASAAPSLRPSSRTVLNPQLKGIGRRGSASTDADDYFEFLATQGGDFLRVIYRLYLEEPPEEAPPAPKVDPLALPPVPPPLGPGDGEEGEGGERERPAAFVPGLWDPGTLPVEGPGAETPLPLLQKRLERVWAVLQVPEPERLDMAIKYSSDARLGQLPYLVDAWERALRPIQERETALARLERFETRASDPNRFFLPGEGRPGRRPQEAQVRAFLHAQLAEAEGSLGRLLEEIQVTFGEPVTLKGRPYLDKMKRDKVEMLFWLQQERRAGDLVHGPLRARLRPLVGAPSPKVPRAPRAASPSSSPAS; from the coding sequence atggagaaggaggcggAGGGTCCGGCGCTGCGCCGGCTGTACCACCGCCTCCTGGAGCCGCTGAGCCTGTCTCCGGCGTTGGGGCTGGCCCCgggccgccccgcccccgcccccgaggGCCGCCAGGCCCGGGGGCCGCCTCCGGGGAGCCCTCCATCCTcggccggccgggcccggggccaaCGTCGCTCCGCCCTAAGCCCGGGCGTCCTCCATGGCACCGGGCCCCCCAAACCCCCAAGGAACCGGACGGCCTTCCCCTCGACGGGGCCCGGACGGCTCCGGGGCTGCAGGACCGGCCCGACGGCCCCCTCCCGGGCCCCACCGACGGACACCGGCTCCAGccgaccccctcctcctcctcctcctcctgcccaagCCCAGGCCTCAGCCGTCGGGCAGCCCCGGCGGGTCCGGTCCCTGCCCGGCCTGCGTCAGGGCTGGATGCTGGCCGACGAGCTGTGCctccccccgccggccccccggcccctcacCCCTCTGGTCCTCAGCCGGGACAGCCAACCGACCCCGACGGgggccacctccccatcccccgggacCGGGGCCGAAGACCTGCGGAGGCTGCTGCGGCGGGCCCAGCTCCCCACGAGGGTCCCCGCCGGGCAGCCGCAACAGCCCCCCAGCACCGTGACCGCCATCAGTGCCACCTCCAGCCTGGACCCTCTCCTGGGAGCCCTGACCCGGCCCCTGGCCGCCGGCCCCCGGCTGGAGAAGCTGCAGGAGGCCTTAGAGGCCCTGCAGGCCGAAGAGCGGTCGGGGCGGTGGGATCGCCGCCCGCCGGGGCCCGCTCCGGTCCACCCCCAGCCCGCCACCGTCACCCTGGAGCTGAGGGGCCGGACGGTGCGGGCCGCGGCCCGCCGCCTCCCTGCCCGGGCCTTCTCGGAGCCCCTGCACGTCCCCTGCACCCGGGTCCTCTACAACCACCTGACGGGCGAGCTGGGCCCCGAGCTGGTCGCCGACCTGGATGCCTCGCTCTGGTCCGGCGAGGCCATGTGCGACGTCTACCGGGAGCTGCTGGGCTGCCTGTCCGCCGACCACCTGGGCTTCGACCAGGGCCCGCTGGTGGAGCCGGCCTCCGAGGTGGACTGGGCCTGCTACCTGGCCTCCGCCGCCCCGAGCCTCCGCCCGAGCAGCCGGACCGTCCTGAACCCCCAGCTGAAGGGGATCGGGCGCCGCGGGAGTGCCTCGACGGACGCCGACGACTACTTCGAGTTCCTGGCCACCCAGGGCGGCGACTTCCTCCGGGTCATCTACCGCCTCTACCTGGAGGAGCCCCCCGAGGAGGCGCCCCCGGCCCCGAAGGTCGACCCCCTGGCCCTGCCGCCGGTGCCCCCGCCGCTGGGCCCGGGCGACGGCGAGGAgggcgagggaggggagagggagcggcCCGCGGCCTTCGTGCCGGGCCTGTGGGACCCCGGCACCCTGCCGGTcgaggggccgggggccgagACGCCGCTGCCCCTCTTGCAGAAGCGCCTGGAGCGGGTGTGGGCCGTCCTGCAGGTGCCCGAGCCGGAGCGGCTGGACATGGCCATCAAGTACAGCTCGGACGCCCGCCTGGGCCAGCTGCCCTACCTGGTGGACGCCTGGGAGCGGGCCCTGCGGCCCATCCAGGAGCGGGAGACCGCCCTGGCCCGGCTGGAGCGCTTCGAGACGCGCGCCTCCGACCCCAACCGCTTCTTCCTGCCGGGCGAGGGCCGGCCCGGCCGCCGGCCCCAGGAGGCCCAGGTCCGGGCCTTCCTGCACGCGCAGCTGGCCGAGGccgaggggtccctgggccgtctcctggaggagatccagGTGACCTTCGGGGAGCCCGTCACCCTCAAAGGGCGGCCCTACCTGGACAAGATGAAGCGGGACAAAGTGGAGATGCTCTTCTGGCTGCAGCAGGAGCGGCGGGCCGGAGACCTGGTCCACGGGCCCCTGCGCGCCAGGCTGCGACCCCTAGTCGGGGCGCCCAGCCCCAAGGTCCCGCGGGCCCCCAGGGCggcctccccctcgtcctccccggCTTCCTag